In one window of Streptomyces sp. NBC_00193 DNA:
- a CDS encoding cation:dicarboxylase symporter family transporter, which yields MAARRDKTHYLYIAVIGAVLLGIAVGFAAPGTAVELKPLGTGFVNLIKMMISPVIFCTIVLGIGSVRKAAKVGAVGGLALGYFMVMSTVALAIGLLVGNLLEPGSGLHLTEAARNAGEAQAKAGGAESTPEFLLGIIPTTLVSAFTGGEVLQTLLVALLCGFALQAMGAAGEPVLRGIGHVQKLVFRVLAMIMWVAPVGAFGAIAAVVGATGMDALKSLAVIMIGFYTTCLIFVFVILGTLLRLCTGISVFALLRYLGREFLLILSTSSSESALPRLIAKMEHVGVSRPVVGITVPTGYSFNLDGTAIYLTMSSLFVAEAMGKPLALGEQISLLLFMIVASKGAAGVTGAGLATLAGGLQSHRPELVDGVGLIVGIDRFMSEARALTNFAGNAIATVLIGTWTKEFDRARATEVLAGRLPFDESTLTDDAHEQAAAVPAQPGVAKDGVPV from the coding sequence CCAGGCGCGACAAGACGCATTATCTGTACATCGCCGTGATCGGCGCGGTGCTGCTCGGCATCGCCGTCGGGTTCGCCGCACCCGGCACGGCCGTGGAGCTCAAGCCGCTGGGCACCGGGTTCGTCAATCTCATCAAGATGATGATCTCGCCGGTCATCTTCTGCACGATCGTGCTGGGCATCGGCTCGGTGCGCAAGGCCGCCAAGGTCGGCGCGGTGGGCGGGCTCGCGCTCGGCTACTTCATGGTGATGTCCACGGTGGCCCTGGCCATCGGGCTGCTGGTGGGCAACCTGCTGGAGCCGGGCAGCGGGCTGCACCTGACCGAGGCGGCCCGCAACGCGGGCGAGGCGCAGGCCAAGGCGGGCGGCGCGGAGAGCACGCCGGAGTTCCTGCTGGGGATCATCCCGACCACGCTGGTGTCGGCCTTCACCGGGGGCGAGGTGCTCCAGACGCTGCTGGTGGCGCTGCTCTGCGGGTTCGCGCTGCAGGCCATGGGCGCGGCGGGCGAACCGGTGCTGCGCGGGATCGGGCACGTGCAGAAGCTGGTGTTCCGGGTACTCGCGATGATCATGTGGGTGGCGCCGGTGGGCGCGTTCGGCGCGATCGCGGCGGTGGTCGGGGCGACCGGGATGGACGCGCTGAAGTCCCTCGCGGTCATCATGATCGGGTTCTACACGACCTGCCTGATCTTCGTCTTCGTGATCCTGGGCACGCTGCTGCGGCTGTGTACGGGGATCAGCGTGTTCGCCCTGCTGCGCTATCTGGGCCGGGAGTTCCTGCTGATCCTGTCCACCTCCTCCTCGGAGTCGGCGCTGCCCCGGCTGATCGCGAAGATGGAACACGTGGGCGTCTCGCGGCCGGTGGTCGGCATCACGGTCCCGACGGGCTACTCCTTCAACCTGGACGGGACCGCGATCTATCTGACGATGTCCTCGCTCTTCGTCGCGGAGGCGATGGGCAAGCCCCTCGCCCTGGGCGAGCAGATCTCCCTGCTGCTGTTCATGATCGTGGCCTCGAAGGGCGCGGCCGGGGTCACGGGTGCGGGTCTCGCCACGCTCGCCGGAGGACTCCAGTCGCACCGGCCGGAACTCGTCGACGGCGTCGGCCTGATCGTGGGCATCGACCGGTTCATGAGCGAGGCGCGGGCGCTGACGAACTTCGCGGGCAACGCGATCGCGACCGTGCTGATCGGCACCTGGACGAAGGAGTTCGACCGGGCCCGGGCCACCGAAGTCCTCGCGGGACGGCTGCCGTTCGACGAGAGCACGCTCACCGACGACGCGCATGAGCAGGCCGCGGCCGTACCGGCCCAGCCTGGCGTCGCCAAGGACGGCGTACCCGTCTGA
- a CDS encoding S8 family serine peptidase: MIPHISSRPRRTLVLAAALGALAFGAPAALAGTAPVSPAGIPGTSAPAKAQAPAPTSQSATWAAGTRAYVVITAAGDSSAVRSAVAANGGTVFSYFDQIGVIVAHSTSSTFAATMRGVSGVQKVGATRTSDVPADAYNPALPANPSQSTTPAGEPARADMTQIKADQAWAVNPGSASVKVGILDTGVDDQHQDLAPNFNAADSASCAYGKPDTRAGAWRDVGTHGTHVAGSVAAAKNGKGVVGVAPGVKISSVRVAEPGTSLFFAENTICAFVWSGDHGFKVTNNSYYTDPWQFNCPDNIDQAAIIEGVKRAQEYAESKGSLQVAAAGNENYDLANKTTDSASPNDSTPTTRTITNACLDIPTELPGVVTVAANGTGVTKASFSNFGQGVIDVAAPGSNVYSTVPGGGYSSMSGTSMASPHVAGVAALIASANPTFTPAQIRTALATQANDTACPSDTRCKGTTANNGFFGEGQVDALKAVGGSTPPPGKYFENLTDVAIADNTTVNSAITVSGVTGNAPATLKVGVDIKHTYIGDLKVDLVAPDGSVYVLSNRAGGGTDNIIQTFTVNASTEVANGVWTLRVNDNANQDTGKIDAWNLTF, encoded by the coding sequence TTGATACCCCACATATCCAGCCGACCTCGACGCACCCTCGTACTGGCGGCCGCCCTGGGCGCCCTGGCCTTCGGGGCACCGGCCGCGCTCGCCGGCACGGCGCCGGTCTCCCCGGCCGGCATCCCCGGCACCTCCGCCCCCGCCAAGGCCCAGGCCCCGGCGCCGACTTCCCAGAGTGCGACCTGGGCTGCCGGCACCCGCGCCTACGTGGTGATCACCGCTGCCGGTGACAGCTCCGCGGTCCGTTCCGCCGTCGCGGCGAACGGCGGCACGGTCTTCTCGTACTTCGACCAGATCGGCGTGATCGTCGCCCACTCGACCTCCTCGACCTTCGCCGCCACCATGCGCGGCGTCAGCGGGGTCCAGAAGGTCGGCGCGACGCGCACCTCGGACGTACCGGCGGACGCCTACAACCCGGCGCTGCCCGCCAACCCCTCCCAGTCGACGACCCCCGCGGGCGAGCCCGCACGCGCCGACATGACACAGATCAAGGCCGACCAGGCCTGGGCCGTGAACCCCGGCTCGGCCTCCGTCAAGGTCGGCATCCTGGACACCGGCGTCGACGACCAGCACCAGGACCTGGCGCCGAACTTCAACGCCGCGGACTCCGCCTCCTGCGCCTACGGCAAGCCTGACACCCGGGCCGGCGCCTGGCGTGACGTGGGCACCCACGGCACGCACGTCGCGGGCAGCGTCGCCGCCGCCAAGAACGGCAAGGGCGTCGTCGGCGTGGCCCCGGGCGTGAAGATCTCCTCGGTCCGCGTGGCCGAGCCGGGCACCTCGCTGTTCTTCGCCGAGAACACCATCTGCGCCTTCGTCTGGTCCGGCGACCACGGGTTCAAGGTCACCAACAACAGCTATTACACGGACCCGTGGCAGTTCAACTGCCCGGACAACATCGACCAGGCCGCGATCATCGAGGGCGTCAAGCGCGCCCAGGAGTACGCCGAGAGTAAGGGCTCGCTCCAGGTCGCCGCGGCGGGCAACGAGAACTACGACCTCGCCAACAAGACCACCGACTCGGCGAGCCCCAACGACTCGACCCCGACCACCCGCACCATCACCAACGCCTGCCTCGACATCCCGACCGAGCTCCCGGGCGTGGTCACGGTCGCGGCCAACGGCACCGGTGTCACCAAGGCCTCGTTCTCCAACTTCGGCCAGGGCGTCATCGACGTCGCGGCGCCGGGCAGCAACGTCTACTCCACCGTGCCGGGCGGCGGTTACAGCTCCATGAGCGGTACGTCGATGGCCTCCCCGCACGTCGCGGGCGTCGCGGCGCTCATCGCCAGTGCCAACCCGACCTTCACCCCGGCGCAGATCCGCACCGCGCTGGCCACCCAGGCCAACGACACCGCCTGCCCGTCGGACACCCGCTGCAAGGGGACCACGGCCAACAACGGGTTCTTCGGCGAGGGCCAGGTCGACGCGCTGAAGGCGGTCGGCGGCTCGACCCCGCCTCCCGGCAAGTACTTCGAGAACCTCACCGACGTCGCGATCGCCGACAACACGACCGTGAACAGCGCCATCACCGTCAGCGGAGTGACCGGCAACGCGCCGGCCACCCTCAAGGTGGGCGTGGACATCAAGCACACCTACATCGGTGACCTCAAGGTCGACCTCGTGGCTCCGGACGGTTCCGTCTACGTCCTGAGCAACCGGGCCGGCGGCGGCACGGACAACATCATCCAGACCTTCACCGTCAACGCCTCCACCGAGGTCGCCAACGGTGTCTGGACGCTGCGCGTGAACGACAACGCCAACCAGGACACCGGCAAGATCGACGCCTGGAACCTGACCTTCTGA
- a CDS encoding (2Fe-2S)-binding protein, translating to MRSVGPFFTVAYGKEPPGPGFRPLDELYGERLGAYVGEVGRRIGSGPGRVAASTAQFGIASRLWSLGLGCAVLAGRVPDLGPDRLWWRLPGAGSLELWLPEPAEFPGETPARALADTVLGHLAVLDTALRERFGVSPLVLRGNAASGLVGAVRVLTDRVPGEAAATLAAGLLADGGPLGGSGTFVHEPGLGVAFVRRSCCLYYKVPGGGLCGDCVLRTT from the coding sequence CTGCGCTCCGTCGGCCCCTTCTTCACCGTGGCGTACGGGAAAGAGCCGCCCGGCCCCGGCTTCCGGCCGCTCGACGAGCTGTACGGGGAGCGGCTCGGGGCCTACGTGGGGGAGGTCGGCCGGCGCATCGGGAGCGGACCCGGACGGGTGGCGGCTTCGACCGCGCAGTTCGGGATCGCCTCGCGGCTCTGGTCGCTCGGGCTCGGCTGCGCCGTGCTCGCCGGGCGGGTGCCGGACCTCGGACCCGACCGCCTGTGGTGGCGGCTGCCTGGGGCGGGGTCCCTGGAGCTGTGGCTGCCCGAGCCCGCCGAATTCCCCGGGGAGACCCCGGCGCGGGCCCTCGCGGACACCGTGCTCGGCCACCTCGCGGTGCTCGACACGGCGCTGCGCGAGAGGTTCGGCGTCTCGCCGCTGGTGCTGCGCGGCAATGCCGCCTCCGGGCTGGTCGGCGCCGTCCGGGTGCTCACGGACCGGGTGCCGGGGGAGGCTGCGGCCACGCTCGCCGCCGGGCTGCTCGCCGACGGCGGCCCGCTCGGCGGGAGCGGCACCTTCGTCCACGAACCCGGCCTCGGGGTGGCCTTCGTGCGCCGCAGCTGCTGCCTCTACTACAAGGTGCCGGGCGGCGGACTCTGCGGGGACTGCGTCCTGCGGACCACGTAG
- a CDS encoding SIS domain-containing protein — MSGSRITFLEGQADQGAALARIADRVRTQLASPELAGLRAAERPLFTGIGASYAALAVPVQQLREAGIVTQRVLSSEIETGTAGFDTDCLIAVSQGGRSSETIAAFECAAPGITKTALLNVVPSPLGDLADLTVDLGNEPDSYASTIGYTGTVVALDLIAGAVAGRDGDPWGEIAEQTTAVHSQATAVVAGLRERGARCIASDGVAAGASRASAEEGALLLREVVRMTAAHSATRNYLHGEMESAGNTLHLVYGDGREIELARSLAGAGHLTLLMTTAEVEPADSLSVVRLPEVADAVRVVLETVVLQELVAQLSAERDVPIESFVFANDDTKQGGLDMSDFEVAAFTQA; from the coding sequence ATGTCCGGATCCCGCATCACGTTCCTCGAAGGCCAGGCCGACCAGGGCGCAGCCCTCGCCCGGATCGCCGACCGCGTCCGCACCCAGCTCGCCTCCCCGGAGCTCGCCGGGCTGCGGGCCGCCGAGCGCCCCCTGTTCACCGGCATCGGAGCCTCGTACGCCGCTCTCGCCGTCCCCGTGCAGCAGCTCCGCGAGGCCGGGATCGTCACCCAGCGCGTGCTGTCCAGCGAGATCGAGACCGGCACCGCCGGCTTCGACACCGACTGCCTGATCGCCGTCTCCCAGGGCGGCCGCAGCTCCGAGACGATCGCCGCCTTCGAGTGCGCCGCCCCCGGCATCACGAAGACCGCGCTGCTCAACGTGGTCCCCTCGCCGCTCGGCGACCTCGCCGACCTCACCGTGGACCTCGGCAACGAGCCCGACTCGTACGCCTCGACCATCGGCTACACCGGCACCGTCGTCGCCCTCGACCTGATCGCCGGGGCCGTCGCGGGCCGTGACGGCGACCCGTGGGGCGAGATCGCCGAGCAGACCACCGCGGTCCACTCGCAGGCCACCGCCGTCGTGGCCGGCCTGCGGGAGCGCGGCGCCCGCTGCATCGCCTCCGACGGGGTGGCCGCCGGAGCCTCCCGGGCCTCCGCCGAGGAGGGCGCACTGCTGCTGCGCGAGGTGGTGCGGATGACCGCGGCCCACTCGGCGACCCGCAACTACCTGCACGGTGAGATGGAGTCGGCGGGCAACACCCTCCACCTCGTCTACGGCGACGGCCGCGAGATCGAGCTGGCCCGCTCGCTGGCGGGCGCCGGCCACCTCACGCTGCTGATGACCACGGCCGAGGTGGAGCCGGCGGACAGCCTGTCGGTCGTCCGCCTGCCCGAGGTCGCGGACGCGGTCCGGGTGGTCCTGGAGACGGTGGTCCTGCAGGAGCTGGTGGCCCAGCTCAGCGCCGAGCGGGACGTTCCGATCGAGTCCTTCGTCTTCGCCAACGACGACACCAAGCAGGGCGGCCTCGACATGTCCGACTTCGAGGTCGCGGCCTTCACCCAGGCCTGA
- a CDS encoding PTS transporter subunit EIIC, translating to MSTATAAVTPAAGKKPGRIMPVMQRIGRSLMLPVATLPAAALLTRLGGADLLGRENFPLIVQKLAMVLAAAGNTVFENLPLLFAVGVAVGFAKKADGSTGLAAVVGYLVFKAVLASKAFPAGADGERLDAKVLGGIVMGLVVAVLFQRYSRTKLPDWLGFFGGRRLVPILSAFAGVGMGVVFGVVWPTVGNWFFHFGEWLVGTGAWGAGLFGLVVRALIPIGMHHFFSFFPWFEAGSFLNPATGEMVHGDIFRFQAGDPTAGQFMTGGFPIYMFALPAAAMAIAHTARPENRAMVKGMMISVALTSFVTGVTEPIEFAFMFVAPLLYAIHAFLFGVSMAVCYALGIRDGFGFSSGAIDYIVNFGIATKPWLLIPIGLAFAAIYYVLFRWAIVKFDLPTPGRERDEEGNPLTKADAS from the coding sequence ATGAGTACGGCCACCGCCGCGGTCACACCAGCCGCCGGAAAGAAGCCGGGCCGGATCATGCCGGTCATGCAGCGCATCGGCCGCAGCCTGATGCTGCCCGTGGCCACGCTGCCGGCAGCGGCCCTCCTGACCCGCCTCGGCGGGGCCGACCTGCTGGGCCGCGAGAACTTCCCGCTCATCGTGCAGAAGCTCGCGATGGTGCTGGCCGCCGCCGGAAACACGGTCTTCGAGAACCTGCCGCTCCTCTTCGCGGTCGGCGTGGCCGTCGGCTTCGCCAAGAAGGCGGACGGCTCCACGGGCCTGGCCGCGGTCGTCGGCTACCTCGTCTTCAAGGCGGTCCTGGCCAGCAAGGCCTTCCCGGCCGGCGCCGACGGGGAGCGGCTGGACGCCAAGGTGCTCGGCGGCATCGTGATGGGCCTGGTCGTCGCGGTCCTCTTCCAGCGCTACAGCCGCACCAAGCTGCCGGACTGGCTGGGCTTCTTCGGCGGACGCCGGCTCGTGCCCATCCTGAGCGCCTTCGCCGGTGTCGGCATGGGCGTGGTATTCGGAGTGGTCTGGCCGACCGTCGGCAACTGGTTCTTCCACTTCGGTGAGTGGCTCGTCGGAACCGGCGCCTGGGGCGCGGGCCTCTTCGGCCTCGTCGTCCGGGCCCTCATCCCGATCGGGATGCACCACTTCTTCTCGTTCTTCCCCTGGTTCGAGGCGGGCTCCTTCCTCAACCCGGCCACCGGCGAGATGGTCCACGGCGACATCTTCCGCTTCCAGGCCGGCGACCCGACCGCGGGCCAGTTCATGACCGGCGGCTTCCCGATCTACATGTTCGCCCTGCCGGCCGCCGCCATGGCCATCGCCCACACCGCCCGCCCCGAGAACCGGGCCATGGTCAAGGGCATGATGATCTCGGTCGCCCTGACCTCCTTCGTCACCGGCGTGACCGAGCCCATCGAATTCGCCTTCATGTTCGTGGCCCCGCTGCTCTACGCGATCCACGCCTTCCTCTTCGGCGTCTCGATGGCCGTCTGCTACGCCCTCGGCATCCGCGACGGGTTCGGCTTCTCCTCCGGAGCCATCGACTACATCGTGAACTTCGGCATCGCCACCAAGCCCTGGCTGCTCATACCGATCGGCCTGGCCTTCGCCGCCATCTACTACGTGCTCTTCCGCTGGGCGATCGTGAAGTTCGACCTCCCCACACCGGGCCGCGAACGCGACGAGGAAGGCAATCCGCTCACCAAGGCCGACGCCTCCTGA
- a CDS encoding GntR family transcriptional regulator gives MTDDAAIADATSSHTRAADPLWAQAADRIREEIARRGLSEGSKLPPERELCTRLDVSRVTLRRALARLVEQGLVTASHGRGWFVAAPVAPAPAREWPKDLESFTATARRKHMRASSVVLRHDTVTASLDDADRLGVPAGTPLLRLERVRLLNDVKIAVDRTLVVAELAPDLARTDFRETSLFEELRRWGVEPDRAEATIEARNADGELAGHLGIAEGAPVLVLDQTVYTKDQRPLLLSTVEYSGDRYRLRTTLQTD, from the coding sequence ATGACCGACGACGCTGCCATCGCCGACGCCACCTCCTCGCACACCCGCGCCGCGGACCCCCTGTGGGCCCAGGCCGCGGACCGCATCCGCGAGGAGATCGCCCGCCGCGGCCTGTCCGAGGGCAGCAAGCTGCCGCCCGAGCGCGAGCTGTGCACCCGGCTGGACGTCTCCCGCGTCACCCTGCGCCGCGCGCTCGCGCGCCTCGTCGAACAGGGCCTGGTCACCGCCTCCCACGGGCGCGGCTGGTTCGTCGCGGCGCCGGTGGCGCCCGCGCCCGCCCGCGAGTGGCCCAAGGACCTGGAGTCCTTCACCGCCACCGCCCGGCGCAAGCACATGCGCGCCAGCTCGGTGGTCCTGCGCCACGACACCGTCACCGCGTCCCTGGACGACGCCGACCGCCTCGGCGTGCCCGCCGGCACCCCGCTGCTGCGCCTGGAGCGCGTCCGGCTGCTGAACGACGTCAAGATCGCCGTCGACCGGACCCTGGTCGTCGCCGAACTCGCGCCCGACCTCGCCCGTACCGACTTCCGCGAGACCTCCCTCTTCGAGGAACTGCGCCGCTGGGGCGTCGAGCCCGACCGCGCGGAGGCCACCATCGAGGCGCGCAACGCCGACGGGGAGCTCGCCGGCCACCTGGGCATCGCCGAGGGCGCGCCCGTGCTCGTACTCGACCAGACGGTGTACACCAAGGACCAGCGGCCGCTGCTGCTGTCCACGGTGGAGTACAGCGGGGACCGCTACCGGCTGCGCACCACCCTGCAGACAGACTGA
- a CDS encoding alpha/beta fold hydrolase, which yields MNPQIGNGVTLFFEDLGPRDGAPVILIHGHPFSHSMWSPQTAALTTAGYRVITPDLRGYGKSPVLPGKTLLADFADDLVALLDHLDVEQAVVGGVSMGGQIAMEMRLGHPGRVRALVLSDTSAPPETEDGKTFRRNLAERLLAEGMKPYTDEVIDKMLAPYNVTGMPEAAAKVTGMMYATDPEGAAAALRGRAERPDYAPVLAALPAEVPCLIVVGRDDVYTPVAEAESLHALVPHSVLAVVEGAGHLPGVEQPEAFNRALLEFLAGI from the coding sequence ATGAACCCCCAAATTGGCAATGGCGTGACACTCTTTTTCGAGGACTTGGGTCCCCGCGACGGAGCCCCCGTAATCCTGATCCACGGACATCCGTTCAGCCACTCGATGTGGTCCCCCCAGACGGCCGCACTGACCACGGCCGGTTACCGCGTGATTACCCCTGACCTGCGGGGATACGGGAAGAGTCCGGTGCTTCCGGGGAAAACTCTGCTCGCGGACTTCGCCGACGATCTAGTGGCTCTCCTCGACCATCTGGACGTCGAACAGGCGGTCGTCGGCGGTGTGTCCATGGGCGGCCAGATCGCCATGGAGATGCGGCTCGGCCACCCGGGTCGCGTTCGGGCCCTCGTCCTCTCCGACACCTCCGCTCCGCCGGAAACGGAAGACGGCAAAACCTTCCGCCGAAACCTTGCCGAGCGGCTCCTCGCGGAGGGAATGAAGCCCTATACCGACGAGGTCATCGACAAGATGCTCGCGCCGTACAACGTGACCGGAATGCCGGAGGCCGCGGCCAAGGTCACCGGGATGATGTACGCCACCGACCCCGAGGGCGCGGCCGCCGCCCTGCGCGGGCGGGCCGAGCGGCCCGACTACGCCCCCGTGCTCGCGGCGCTGCCGGCCGAGGTGCCCTGCCTGATCGTGGTGGGCCGCGACGACGTCTACACCCCGGTCGCCGAGGCCGAGTCCCTGCACGCACTGGTCCCGCACTCGGTGCTCGCCGTGGTGGAGGGGGCCGGGCACCTGCCGGGCGTGGAACAGCCGGAGGCCTTCAACCGGGCACTGCTGGAGTTCCTCGCGGGAATCTGA
- a CDS encoding GNAT family N-acetyltransferase, with amino-acid sequence MPVPVLLAGRSVRLEPLAPHHTEALALAGAEDRTTYAFTPVPHGLQASHEYIDRALADQAAGRSLPFAVVRATDGRVVGSTRFLELDYWQGPLVWPAVPGVPFGDPATAIPDAAEIGNTWLSPAAQGTGINTEAKLLMLRHAFETWGVRRISLRADARNGRSRAAMERLGFTSEGVRRAHSRGLDGAVRSTAFYSILDEEWPTVRSVIELRLSAAAQRKRRRKTLIPA; translated from the coding sequence GTGCCCGTACCCGTACTCCTCGCCGGCCGCTCCGTGCGGCTTGAGCCCCTCGCCCCCCACCACACCGAGGCCTTGGCCCTGGCCGGGGCCGAGGATCGTACGACTTACGCCTTCACTCCCGTACCTCACGGGTTGCAGGCGTCACACGAGTACATCGACCGTGCCCTCGCCGATCAGGCGGCGGGTCGATCGCTCCCGTTCGCGGTGGTCAGAGCCACCGACGGTCGGGTGGTCGGTTCGACCCGGTTCCTGGAACTCGACTACTGGCAGGGGCCGCTGGTGTGGCCCGCCGTGCCGGGGGTCCCGTTCGGCGATCCGGCAACGGCGATCCCCGATGCCGCCGAGATCGGCAATACCTGGCTGTCCCCCGCGGCCCAGGGCACCGGCATCAACACCGAGGCGAAGCTGCTCATGCTCCGCCATGCCTTCGAGACCTGGGGGGTCCGGCGGATCTCGCTGCGCGCGGACGCCCGCAACGGACGCTCGCGCGCCGCGATGGAGCGGCTCGGGTTCACCAGCGAGGGGGTCCGCCGGGCTCATTCGCGGGGCCTGGACGGCGCCGTTCGCAGTACGGCCTTCTACTCGATCCTCGACGAGGAGTGGCCGACCGTGCGGTCGGTCATCGAGCTGCGGCTGTCGGCCGCGGCGCAGCGCAAGCGGCGCCGCAAGACGCTCATCCCGGCGTAA
- a CDS encoding TolB-like translocation protein, producing the protein MPLQRRILILVSAVVLLAAIGALAVVRASSRAEEKNRVQAGGPPITRGEVSLAAGDGDRRIVFRNMAWGPHRDELATAAAGAPEGPRTASGISCLRFHAAAGTGVCLQADKGGVQDAYKAVVLDARLKEVATRPLAGIPTRARVSPGGHLVAWTVFVGGDSYAGTNFSTRTSLLDLRSGTYDASLEDFTIQKDGKTYRNADVNFWGVTFAADERTFYATLATGGQTHLVRGDLAARTVTTLRENLECPSLSPDGTRLVFKKRVPGLSPDAPWRLYVLDLATMAEAPLAEERSVDDQVVWTDDGTVVYSLPGDFGADLYSLPADGGGAPARLMTSALAPAFLG; encoded by the coding sequence ATGCCCCTCCAGCGCCGGATCCTGATCCTCGTCTCCGCCGTCGTGCTGCTCGCCGCCATCGGTGCGCTCGCCGTCGTACGGGCCTCCTCGCGCGCCGAGGAGAAGAACCGGGTCCAGGCCGGCGGGCCGCCCATCACCCGCGGCGAGGTCTCCCTCGCCGCGGGCGACGGCGATCGGCGGATCGTCTTCCGGAACATGGCCTGGGGGCCGCACCGCGACGAGCTCGCCACCGCGGCGGCCGGCGCGCCCGAAGGCCCGCGCACCGCCTCCGGGATCAGCTGCCTGCGCTTCCACGCGGCCGCCGGCACGGGGGTCTGCCTCCAGGCCGACAAGGGCGGGGTGCAGGACGCCTACAAGGCGGTGGTCCTCGACGCCCGGCTGAAGGAGGTCGCCACCCGCCCGCTGGCCGGCATCCCGACCCGGGCCAGGGTCTCGCCCGGCGGTCACCTGGTCGCCTGGACGGTCTTCGTGGGCGGGGATTCGTACGCCGGTACGAATTTCTCGACCCGGACCTCCCTGCTGGACCTGCGCAGCGGGACGTACGACGCCTCGCTGGAGGACTTCACCATCCAGAAGGACGGCAAGACCTACCGCAACGCGGACGTCAACTTCTGGGGGGTCACCTTCGCCGCCGACGAACGGACCTTCTACGCGACGCTCGCCACCGGCGGTCAGACCCACCTGGTCCGCGGCGACCTCGCGGCGCGCACGGTGACCACGCTGCGCGAGAACCTGGAATGCCCGTCCCTCTCGCCCGACGGGACCCGGCTGGTGTTCAAGAAGCGGGTGCCGGGCCTGTCGCCGGACGCGCCGTGGCGGCTGTACGTCCTGGACCTCGCCACGATGGCCGAGGCTCCGCTCGCCGAGGAGCGCAGCGTCGACGACCAGGTGGTGTGGACCGACGACGGGACCGTCGTCTACTCGCTGCCCGGGGACTTCGGCGCCGATCTGTACTCCCTGCCCGCCGACGGCGGCGGGGCCCCGGCCCGGCTGATGACCTCGGCCCTCGCCCCCGCCTTCCTCGGCTGA
- a CDS encoding alkaline phosphatase family protein, with translation MFGLSLLRSRRKAALAAALGLTAAGTALWAGIGAAQPAHAAGLPAPDHIVVVVFENHAYSQVIGSSSAPYINSLKAGGANLTRSYGITHPSQPNYMQLFSGSNQGVTGDSCYTPGFSSAPNLASELIAAGKTWASYNEGLPGEGSTTCSSGRYARKHNPWFAFSNVPTSTAKTMTQFPTDFTTLPRVSFVVPDLCNDMHDCSVGTGDTWLKNKIKGYADWAKTHNSLLVVTFDEDNRLAGNKIPTVLYGQSVTPGSSTSTTYNHYDVLRTLEGLSGLTTHAGNAATAKDITGIWTS, from the coding sequence GTGTTCGGCCTGTCCCTCTTACGGTCCCGCCGCAAGGCCGCCCTCGCCGCCGCCCTGGGCCTCACCGCCGCCGGCACCGCGCTGTGGGCGGGCATCGGTGCCGCCCAGCCCGCGCACGCGGCCGGGCTGCCCGCACCCGACCACATAGTCGTCGTGGTCTTCGAGAACCACGCCTACAGCCAGGTCATCGGAAGCTCCAGCGCCCCGTACATCAACTCCCTGAAGGCCGGGGGAGCCAACCTCACCCGCTCGTACGGCATCACGCACCCGAGCCAGCCCAACTACATGCAGCTCTTCTCGGGCTCGAACCAGGGCGTGACCGGCGACAGCTGCTACACGCCGGGCTTCAGCTCCGCGCCCAACCTGGCCTCCGAGCTGATCGCCGCGGGCAAGACCTGGGCCAGCTACAACGAGGGGCTGCCCGGCGAGGGTTCCACCACCTGCTCCAGCGGCAGGTACGCGCGCAAGCACAACCCCTGGTTCGCGTTCTCCAACGTGCCCACCTCCACGGCGAAGACCATGACCCAGTTCCCCACGGACTTCACCACCCTGCCCCGGGTGTCCTTCGTCGTCCCGGACCTCTGCAACGACATGCACGACTGCTCCGTCGGCACCGGCGACACCTGGCTCAAGAACAAGATCAAGGGCTACGCGGACTGGGCCAAGACCCACAACAGCCTGCTCGTGGTCACCTTCGACGAGGACAACCGGCTGGCCGGGAACAAGATCCCGACCGTGCTCTACGGCCAGTCCGTGACCCCCGGCTCCAGCACCTCCACCACCTACAACCACTACGACGTGCTGCGCACCCTGGAGGGGCTGTCCGGCCTGACCACCCACGCCGGGAACGCGGCCACCGCCAAGGACATCACGGGGATCTGGACGTCCTGA